CTGATTTCTCTTATATTTTAGTATCTCTGAAAAGTGACGACGAAACAGGAATTATTTTGTGTAATGATTAGTGGCCGACAGCAATTTGCAATTTTCGTGGCGTGCACTTGTGAGTGTCATGTTCAACCaggaatttgattttttttacccGGTTGAAGCCGTATAGTTGGGCACTCTACTATTCAAATTTTACACTCCATGCTCTCTTCCTCATTTTATGGACTGGCGCATTTCTGAAGTCTAAATCAAGACACCGGCATCATTGAGTTCCGCAAAACTTTATGCGCCGTGGAATGAAGTAAACCCAGTGTCTCATTCTTCCCTTTTAGATCATGTCCTTAGAAGAGTGATGGCATGCTTAAGCCCACTAGCTTAGTTTTCTACTGAGACAACGGTGAAGAACATTGCAGTCGCTTGCTGCAGATCATGTGGCTCGGCTTAGGAGGCCAGGTTGCTTAATGGTTCTTTCCTGTCATTAACCCAGCAAGCGAGACACAACGCGCCCATCGGCTACCTGGGAAGTGGAAGTTTGGGGAGCACGAACTCCATCCCTGGCAGCATGGCCCTGGACGTCGGACTGCAGCCGGCGGGATCGCCGCTGGAGTTTCGGCCCGTGGCTGCGCCCCCGTATGCGCAGAATCTGGAAACCAGCGGACAGGTGGGTGTTCTTGCTGAACACAGCTTGACTGCCTCCCTCTTTGGCTGGCTTCGTCGAAACGCCAGTGCTCGCGAGAATACTTCCCTTCATTGCAATTTACGGCTACCTGAAATTGTCTGCTGTTTGCTATGAGGTTGCCATGATTTCGGAAGGAGTGCCTTGAATGCACTGTGGCAAATGCAAGTCCAGCTTccttggacatcacttttaattgtgaggtaattttATTGTACGATACTGTTTGAGCACATTGATGGAATGGTCTAACCTTCCGATGGATAGCAATATCTTGTTCTTGGCCCTTGATAGGGCAACGTGATACGTGTCCCGCTAACGTCAAGTGCCTGCAAATGAAAAACGGCGTGCCTTCGTAGCATATGTTATTGCATGCCGATTGCTACCGAACCACCAAACAAACCATTCTGTCTTGTATGTTTTCACAAGCGCGGGTGCAGTTGTACGAGGCCCAGCTCtttgcaaaaaattttttttatcgcAACATCGCCGAGCTTTTGAGACTTTTTCATTAGTAAACTACACAATATTACTTCATGAAGCAATTATCACTTTAAAGCAAGTTGGCTTACACATGCGAAAGCCTGATgcacccggggggggggggggggggttctgtaaCGCCAACCTAATTTCGTCCTCGCTGAATCAATACATCTAAAGACGGCTCTGGCGATGTCCGATGATTTTGGAGCAAATTCTTTTGAAACTTGGGTACTTTGTTAATCCAatagacaccttcggcgcgggCTTGTTAGGAATCACTACGACGCGCCTATCCTGCTTAGAGTACGCCGGATCATATTTTGCAAAAAATATCCTCGCACGTGTTTCCTTGGTCAGAAATAATGACAGAGTGTACACCTCTTATGAAAGGTCAGGTAACGAGCAgtggaattttcacatttttacaTTATTCAATCGGCGCGCTGGTATGCCTGCAGTTCCCGGACCATCGTCAGCTGGCTGAGGGCCTGGACCCCTTCCTCGACGGCAGCCAGTACGAGCCCAACGTCCCGGCAACACATTTGTTGCCTATGAGGACCGAGCATGATAATCAAGAGCGTCAGGACCTCCAGGGACAGCAGCAGCATGACATCAAGCAAGAGACGCCTCCTCACGTGGACACGGTGGCACGTTCTTGCTCGTCAGCAGGGGGCCCGTGTGCCAGCTCCGCAATTTCCTCCCCCAACCCGGAGACAGGGCCCCCGTGCAGCTCTGCAGCTCTGGCTGTGCCCGAAGGAAGGGAGCCCGATGGACAGCAGCGGACGACGCGCGTGAAAGGGGGTGCCGTCCACATCTGCGGCTACCCTGGTTGCGGCAGACGCCACACCAAGCGCAGGCACTTCGAGGCGCACCTGCGGTCGCACACCGGCGAGAAGCCGTACGAGTGCAGCTGGACGGACTGCGGCTCGAAGTTCGCCCGTTCCGATGCGCTGTCGAGGCACTACCGCACGCACACTGGGGAGAGACGGTACCTGTGCGAGCGGTGCGGGCGCGCCTTCCACCGCAAAGAGAACTTGCTGAGGCACGGGAAGACGCACAGGGGCGAGTGAGCGGCCCTTACGCCTCATTGTTTTTACCCGCAAAAGTAGGCGgcgtttatttctttttcctgtatTAGATGTTTTATTGTTTTACGTTTATCCCGTATTTTTATTGTTTAAGCCATATTTGCTTAAACCAAACCGTATCTTAAAATGTGGCTGAATACAATATATCATTAATCGTCGTCAGCTGCTTGCATATACCTCGGAGCCTCAGTGAGCACATGCGCGCTTTGCTTATTTTGCTTATTGGTTGCATAGAGTCCGGTATGGTAATGCTGTCAGCATCGCCCCTCATTATATTTCAAAGTATTGAGGTATTGAACATATTATCTGGCTCCAAAGATCCACAGATCTTGCCACGTACAGTGCGACCCCTCAGCGGTGGTTCCCGGGCGCTCGCGTGTCCGCCATATCTCGGCCCACTCCGTAGGCAGCCAACGGGCACCGCGCATCTGGATGCAGAGttcgtgtttaaaaaaaatggcttgtTGCGTTAAGAATGTAAAGAAAACACCGAAATAAGCGTCGGTGCTGCAAATGGTTAGTGAATGACGCAGTACACTCTTATTGTCAGTATGGAATTGACGACTGCATTTATTGGCAGAATAAAACCACGTCCTCGCCAGCCGCGTCAAGACGTTCTGGCTGCCGACCGAATGAAAAATTTGATTAGAAAGCAGCGCGTAGAGCGACGGGGGACACGCAGAGGTGGTGTGACACATCTCAGTGCTTCCAAGTCGTGTCCTCTGTAACCGACTACCCAAATTGCAGGCTGTATCCGGCCGCGGCGAGTGGAAAGCAGTGATGGCGATGTCGCGTAATCGCTGCGTGGTTGGGAGTATGCCGTGTCTGGTTATGTCAGCAGTGATCAGAACTGCAGCGAAGGTGACACTGTTTCCTTTGTTACCCGTGTTGTATACTGCTTTTTAAGTGCGAAGAATAAATTAGCTCACGAGTGGGCTTCAGATACGCGGAAGATCATACacaactcttcttttttttctctaccCTGATGAAGAGTTCCAGGAAACAGCTGGTCATACCGAACAAAGAGAAGCATAAGAAACTGGCCACCGCTATCAGTTTTTGGGGAGTCCTTTGTCGCCACGATCTTCGAAGGCCGTTCTCAGTGCCAGGCTTTCTCTGGAAGACGTGCGGTTGAGTCACCTCCCGGCTCTAGAGCTCCAACGTCAGCTTATCCAGCATTATCTTTTGCCGGTGAGCACTTTCTGGGGATGGTACTTTGTTTCAAAGTTGTCCTATACTACCAGTAACTTCCCTTTGACACTTGTAgtcagcagcaagcagtagtagGTCTTCGCCTCCATGTAGTATCGATACTGCATCGGTATAAGTACGTGAAAAATTCCTCCCATCACTTGTCGTTCATATGCCACAACCGTTCTTCATACTGTACCTTACTTTTTGCCTCACGCGCTTCGAATGTTGACCACCCCGTATCACCTTGAGCTGCTTCATTAGCAGTGTTTCCATGTGCCCCAAAGGCAAGCCTACTGTCTAACCTCTGCTTTATATCAAGTGCCGAATTGGCGGTAGATACCAAGCACTCCACAGCGTTTGCGAACGTCAAGCCCGGTACCATTGCGCCTTTCCAGCTTCCCCGAACGACTGCATATTTGTTATATTCCGAGAGCGCGCGATTCTTCATTATAGCTGCGTTTTCTTACTTTATATTTTTCCCCTTTTCTGCCATCATGTATGCAtataccaaggtacttgtacgcCTTAACTGAAGACAGGTTTCGTAGCGTCCATGTACCAGGCTCATCATAGTGAGCCATGTTTCCCGATCTTTCAGTGCTAAATGTCAGTCGTAGAGCCTTCGCCTCTTTTCTACAAATGTCCGTCAAGTCTTGAAGGCCTCTCGCGCGGTCTTCTAGAAGAACGATGCCACCGGCATATATCAATAACTTTATGTGGTATATGGAATGATGATAAAGGTGAacactttaaatcgggcggtggctgacgccacctagccatgactcttgaaatttcactcgtcttgattttagccaccaatgagataaccttcgcttggttatttctagcCGCTTAAATCctgattttttttcactttgcttGAACTTGAacgctttgaataaatcagccccgctgtttCAACTCTACGGTGAATCCCTTTACAttaaagtatcaagtgttcagccgtttcctcctcctcttcagaTGCAGCGCAAAACATGTCTCGTGGTACCGGACTCGATATGCCCTAGGCCGCaatactcccgtcctggcctcgaacaatacagagcttcccctgcaattatcatagatattttcttttccaATTTCCTGCCTAAacattctgtatgttcccagtgccgatttcgtcagcatccctgtttagTAAATTTGAGTAAATTGAGTAAAGTTGAGTAAATTTGCTAACCTGCAACTTTGTTTTCGTCTTCTTCTTTCTGCCTGGAGGTCCTTCAGAATATGCGTTGGCAAGTAAGAGATCAAGCACCGACGAGAACGTAGAAAGACACAATGCGCCGTGAATTCTTTATTGCCGCACTGTTCTCTGGGGGACTTCGCGCATCGTATTCCGTCCTTGTCGCACGTATGCTGCATTTCACTGGAGGAATGATGAATGGCTGGTTCGATCACAGACAAGACCACAAACTTATATTCCGCACCCTTAAATAAGGAGCTAACAGAAACAAGTACAACACCGTCTCAGAAAAGGACGTTCTGCACAAGACAGAAATCGATAATGCCCATAATAGGTGCATAACGTGCTTCCACGGCAGCACTAACAGTTCAAAAGCCTCAATTATATCTCTTGAATGAGTGATTAATACGGCGAAAGGGCTAGTCGATAATTATCTTTAAATGCCATTTCAGGGCAATTAATCGGAAGCTGCGTTCCGTGATTCAGAGGTTTCCACATCTAAAAATTGTACGCTTCAGAAATAGGGCATTCTATAAATCGTCTTTTAGACGTCGTGCGTATAGATATATAGCGCACTTGTGATTTCTGCGAAGCATTGAAAATCTGCGGAGCAAATTTTGTCGCCCCTTGCTTTCCATGGGCGAATTCTTTTTACGCCATGTTTATTCTCTCACTTCTCGGAAGTCGAGGCTTTTGGTTTGCcctttgtggggacctgccctgcagccccctgagattgctttcccgcgaggcaccgtgcagcagcagtctcaccccgaggatgaacgcgttcccttgtcagttacattaactggcaagagagggcgccagcgtcgctgcgcgggagactgctgaagcccgcccgcgggagatggcgtcttcggctgggataatcgccgcgagcggacgcgtcactcgcggctccgctcttcgccggcggggcgaagaagcgacggggagacaggctcccgtactcgtcccgtccggcccgCGGAGTTTATATCcattgccctagcgcgggcgaacattcgctcggaaccttgctggtgagtcggacgacctcgattcattagcgtaccttgttgctagctggcattattgtttctgtagcaataaatgcctgtttgtgtcagccaatgtgtcgttcctttgttcccccagagcaaggcccgccgtggtcggcgagcgctcggtagcgtatgcgatcacggggtggggttcgggcggctttgaaccgtgtcagccgcgattgattggggagaacgtacttatctcccccagTCACTCCCCACCTTAGAGCTGGTAATGCATTGTACGTTACACAAAGGCAACCGAGTACACCTCTCGCGGTCAAATGCTTTAACTGTGAGGCCGTTGTGGGATATTGTgatatatgaacacatcgatgGGAGCCCGGTCTAACCTTCCGGTGCGTAGCAAAGACTTGCTTTTCAACTTTGTCCTGTGTTCGCACCGAGTAAAGACTacaatagaaaaccaatgggcgcGTTTCGGGTAATAACTATGAGGAAACTCTGGGATATTACTTATCAACGTAGTGACCCTACTGGCATTTAATCTTCAGACAAAACCTTGCTATTAAATTTAGTCCTTCACTGGTACCCAGCAGTTATGACTCCATAGAAAACAAATGGagtgcgtttttgacaataacAGAAAACTACAACCGTCCCGAGGATGTATCTGtggatacattgattgttatggtgcacTTTTAAGATATGCGAAAAAAGTGCGaagatatgcgaaaaaaaaaacttcgcttcTCTAGAATTTCTGGGAATGACAGGACGTATGTTATCCATCACATAGTAGTACTGTGATCCCCTTTGGCTTTTTTCAGATAATTGTACTCTTAATACCTTCTTCAATAACTGAACTCTAATCAGCAAAATGGGGAAGCAAATTTGCAACCGCACAGTGACTGCCCACTTTTATAGGCACGTCGATATCAACACAAGTGCGGATCACTCAAGTGCACTACAGCAATAGCTGTGACGTAGCCATATCTCAGCACTAGACTTCATTTTTGCCACGCGTCTCTGCACATATCGTTGCTTTTCTAAACGGAACCGGCTAGACGAATTATACAAGGTAATGGCGGGTGATGACAATGACTTGTCGGACAATTTCTTCTTGTTGGTTTTATGGGCTATGTCAAGCTGCCTGGAACAGCTTTTGCCTGTAAACCTGCCAGAAtctttctgggaaataaatgaaaaaagcaaTGGATGTCACTCTTAAGTGTGACTGGCTTCActttgtttacctgcactcagATTCTTGGCACTCAGGTGCTCCGAAACAACGTTCCGGAGCACCGTTTCACCCGCTAAAGGGGAGCACACCAGAGGTCCGTTAAGCCGTTCGTGGGTGACGCGTGATGGGTGACGCTCTCGTCGGCACCTTGACGCATCTTCAGCAACGCCTGATACGCGCGACAAATTGCGCAGCAACCCTGGAAACTTGGCATGCGTCAATGAAGTCCtcataaagagaaaaaaactgcaaGAGCTGCTCCCTTTCTTCTGGTATATTACAGAGTAGCTAACAAGGAACGAAATATGTTAGCTTCCTGGCTTGTCCTAGCTTTCAGCTATTCACTGTATGTATTCCTCGCTTTTCTGTACACTAAACTATAGATGCATCACGCTACCGCACGTAAGCTTAAACATATACAAGAACGTGCTCCTGCAGCATCGATGCGTAACAAAAAATATATCCTTCGTTACGACATAAGCGGGCCGCCAGCGTTCCGAGCCAAGCATGGCAAAGCTTGATACGATGACAAGAACTCGCAAAGGACCGCTCAATGCCGGACAGAACCCCAGGACAACATGCAGGAATATCCGGAACAATATCCCCCTCACATGCGGCATCCGTGCTCGAAAGCTCGGGTGTCGCTTTGGCATTCCTGTGAGCGGTCATGGTTCCAGGAGGGCAAATTCAGCCAGCCTCACTCCTATACATCGTACACAACAACCGCACTGTCTCGTAGCAGTGGTTAACATTCACCACCCGCACGGGCAGTCTTCTCACAGCACTTGAAGTCGGCAAGTTTGACTTAGAACAATCGTGGCACGCCCGTACTTCCTGGTGCTGCCAGAGGAGTAGTCAGCGCACCACGCACATGACGCAGCACCGCTCCTGCCTCGCCATCTCGCAACGGACGCGGTCGTCGCGTGTTCGGTCAGCCGCGACGAAGCTTCGGGTCAGGACATAAACCATCGCACTGTAGTGTTTTTCCTGAGAGGCATTAGGATCTGCTTCAAGTCCATGACCTGCGAGTAGAAAAAGGTAGTGGTGAAGAAATATAAGCACAGCGTATCAGCTCGGCGATCTTCACAAGACACGGGGATGGTTCTTTTAATCGGTGTTTGTGAAAGCAACATGCGACGACAGAGGGCCTCCCGGTTTGTTCGAACAATGGtagtctctcttttttttatagGCCCCCTCCGCATCCACGGAAGTAAACTCTGTACCTTGTTGTTGTGGTGCCAGCGGTACTGCCTGCGTGAGAGGTGGTAGTAGCCGTCCAGCTCAACGCGGGCGGGCCTCCGGCGGATGCCCAGCACTCGCACGGACATGATGGCCAGCTCGTCGAAGGTCGAGTTGAACAGCTTCTTGTACTGGTAGCTGCAGATCTCCAGAGAGTTCTGCGAGGGCGCCAGAAGAGCAtgtgaaaaggggaaaagaatGTGGCAGATGCTTTAGAGGGGCCATGAATACCTaatttcacgcataccctgcttatcgcctttaatacccgacaggttaaattacaatttccCAAATTTTGAGttcattctgtgcggtaaatatttttaaaacgaattgtTTTCGTTTCTTTCGTGAACTTCTTGCTTATCTGGCAACATCTGATCGCTTATCTGGCAACATTTGatcacgagcgcatacacgccacgcgtcgtctgctgcgagctgttgaggtgcttgcatgcacaccgtagacagcggtcgcttgaaaagttttttttttcttttatcctagcgaaataaaatgcattttccgtgttctcttttgggaagtcAACACAGTACGCGGGCTGAGTGATCCTttggaaagcggacttgctcgtggcgcccactttccgattgttgaggaaacagaaatcgatgaacccctgctttattatttacgcttaaaAGCATGCTGTTCGGTacgttatgagtgtggtctcttttgagcagtcaagtgctcccgcatgtgaaaagcggcacgtgccgtgcatgcgtgccgtgaaagccgcgtcgttttgtagctagctgccAAGTTGTTGTCCGCTCTTCATTGCTCAATAATTAAACTCAAACTATTAAAAGGTGCgctacagtaaccttgaggcacgaaggcagcagagaaaagtgccgagtgcggcgacttccgcgctgcatgtacgcgtttgtaagtcgaacatgcatttccttcgactcatagaacctttttgcaggaaccaagccgcttgcaaaaccctacgtgactcgaatgtTTTCACtctccgcaccgatgaatagtcaccgccgtctaaatgagtgcttcgaaataatagtactgcattttgctgtgcgtgcgcattgtgccccaggagtgcgaggATTACGAAAACTGCAGCACCGCGCTGAGGTTATTTACATGCCTGTGCGCAAGCAGTACTGCTcctttgcgtggcataaaacgccaggtgggttatccttatcttaaatattacgtactcttgttTACAAATTGCACTTtcactcatttacacaccatgataacactgcaataagcgccgatgatgctatatcgcctgcttgttaaacgcttcgcgtaggataccggcgctttccgctaactgtatctgctttctcttatgtcaccaaaatttcatttcaaatcagtttagctaaaaatacgttcgggcattacttgaattaatgaaaacaaccagatttgttgtccgcagtcgacgccgacggctgctgccggctgccttctgcacatgctatgcagaccgggtcacatatatcggcacatCCCCCTTATTGTATACTCGCGTCccgcgatgtaggcagtcgtcgctttgagggcactgtagccaaaactacgctcgacagctatttgcaggcgctaaaacttgcgaattcgctctccacaatcgccgaaatcgcacacacgaatcctgcgtactcgctaggcctcgtcacgaaaggggccggcggtccaccgtcaaccgaaattcaagaatatggcaaaagttcctcactgattagtaacaaagtaTGAAGATATGATATTTTGCctcttgtttcgctttttttggtacggataaggtacacaatcgcagtttttccggccgtcgcctcacagGGCGGGAAGCTTttgctcggccgcacaagcccaggcgacggcggcgagcggcatcgtcgtgcggcgttttctgcccgtgtcgcttgcctcgccgatcggttctatgcgcaggcaccgaatgaaagcacatcttcgctggtgcatgcacatcgcgtatgtcgccgtggctagcatgaggtccaataatttttgaaattcttaagtttatagaatgtcataccaactagtcccctgccactctcttctggttccctcTAAGCTCACTCTTTAACATTACTAGGATACGCGATCGCTAATCGTGCttgcgtcgtcgtcggtctagcgtggcAGACCAGTGTGTCAGAGATAgcatttgcgtaccgatcagcccaccgaccgtcgatcgccgtcgcatcggcctatagtgtgaccggaccctacctataccaaagaaaaactgcgttactgttattatcgcttttgcggtaccagtcattcatatatgggggacgactgctacttcgatcgcctgGGAAAGTACAGGGatgaatgagacctcgctgcgcatactgcagcaacgagagcagacgacgttgctccgtgcatgtgctagtgacgtcacgagagctttcaataaggcggtcgctgccggtaggaggagtctcccggtctcagtTTCGATCTTATTTTCTGAAAAATACAGCgggtccagggcagccaaatttctgaaattgaatcataagctcttgcactAGTTACTAAAGcataaaactgcaatatgaagaacgaccatgtcgtGACCCGTTTAAAACGTCAGGTTGCATTACTATGAGCATAAggcctgaaaaaaaagaaagaaagaaagaaagaaacggagACTTTCTACGAAAGAAACTAAAGCACGCGGGAGATGAACTCACGTTGGCCGCACGGAACTTGAGGTAAACGTATTCACCCAGGAGCTGCGCATCTAAAGAAACAGGCGGCAGGAAAGGAAACCAAATGAGAATATGATTAGCTCGAGCGCGCATATCGCGATGTGTTCCGCAGGCTGGTTACATGGAGATGCACGCAACAACGGCTCACCCAGAGTTTCGCCGTCATCCCAGTATAGGTCACCGACAGCTTCGCCGGAGCCATTGAGAGCCACCAGGAGCTTCATTGGATTCCTGCGACTAAACAGTTAGAAAAGGAACTTTACGCTCAAAGAAAATCGAACACTCCCGGAGTGAGAACATGCCGTCCACCTATCACGCAGGGCCTTTCTAGCAGCTCACGAACGAAAATGACTGAATCAACGCGGGAAAAAAGAGTTTCTTTAAAACTTGCCGCACAGTTTCTCGGTTGTTTGTTTGACTCGCTTTGCATATAGGCTTTCTTTTTGCCTTGCAATGTCGGAGAGGTTTTCTCTGTATCAAATTGAAGATCGCATTTGCTGTCAGCTGGCGTTCAAGCTGTCGCGGCGGGGGCTGTTAGGGAAATGCCATCGTCAATTGTTACGAAAGGCATATAAAAGATCAATTTAGAAGAAAGAAATTACTGCGCAAATTCTGCAGCCTCTCAATATGCAACATTTGCTGCTTCTATAAACTTCAATTCTGTATTTCCGAACAAAAGTGCCTTTGAAACAAATACAACGCGTTGAAAGGGTAGACAAGTCAACGTTCGGCATCGGTCGTTATGCATTTCTTGGATATGCCATAGCTCAAAGATGAAGTAGCTCTACATTTCCGAGCATCTGTTGTTCCCCTCCAGTGAAGTGCCTATTTGATTATTGTTACAGCTGTAACAGTGAATAAATAGTCACCGCACTTGAGGGGAACAATAAGACAACAACCACCAGAGTTACTTCTAGGCaaaaaataatgataataatctGTCGGCGAAACTACAGGAAATTAAGGAATGTCTTCTCCCGTTTACACCACAACGCTACGAGGAGAATGTGACGTCATTTTTGCGATGTGAAATACATTGCATATTGAGGAGGGAAGCACGGGGGCCGGCATAGAGTGTTGTGAGTGCAGTGAGCATTCGTGCACCTGAAGGCGGTGGAGTTGGCGAAGCCCTGCGTGGGGATGACGAAGCCGCCACGGACGTGCAGGTTGCATGGTCGGTCCGGGTCGAACATGGGTGAATAAACCGGAAGCCAGTGGCCGCTGTCGTAGTTTGAGAACTCTCGACC
The Amblyomma americanum isolate KBUSLIRL-KWMA chromosome 3, ASM5285725v1, whole genome shotgun sequence genome window above contains:
- the LOC144124319 gene encoding uncharacterized protein LOC144124319, which encodes MDATVPAIPTSSGERKPVWTNRKEAQLIELYRCARWLWDRQHPDYADDRKRRNALYAIAVYLDNEFDVPDLVEKIQELRDQYAKELRKESRRRSTRHFIYRWIHIERMEFLRSAVTANESEQAPGDVPSLLGTQQNVPGGCRDTHDDEETGTAFLEPDLSSHAGESAGSPLQFCSMPAPMVPWEAGQEVHEHGVACPCEGAPGDQDGEPTHQPLEILLSPAEQLEGWVNDQQLAPETQYSENWHFAQQARHNAPIGYLGSGSLGSTNSIPGSMALDVGLQPAGSPLEFRPVAAPPYAQNLETSGQFPDHRQLAEGLDPFLDGSQYEPNVPATHLLPMRTEHDNQERQDLQGQQQHDIKQETPPHVDTVARSCSSAGGPCASSAISSPNPETGPPCSSAALAVPEGREPDGQQRTTRVKGGAVHICGYPGCGRRHTKRRHFEAHLRSHTGEKPYECSWTDCGSKFARSDALSRHYRTHTGERRYLCERCGRAFHRKENLLRHGKTHRGE